The proteins below are encoded in one region of Casimicrobium huifangae:
- the secF gene encoding protein translocase subunit SecF encodes MEFFRIKGDLPFMKYALYFNAISLITFLIAVGALFTKGLHYGIDFTGGTVAELRYAKPADMAQARAAIEGLKTGEAVVQNFGTPQDVLVRLPLVQGITNAQMSENLFKAVCGARPVSDTKTACGDGAEKIELKRVEFVGPQVGKELFESGALALVLVIAGIMMYLAIRFEWRFAVSAIIANLHDIIIILGLFAIFGWEFNLPVLAGVLAILGYSVNESVVIADRVRENFRKMRKASVDHVIDNAITSTISRTIITHGSTQIMVLAMLFFGGETLHYFALALTIGICFGIYSSVLVMAPLVRWLGTSRENLVKPEAKPKDALEAEKILP; translated from the coding sequence CAACGCAATTTCGCTGATCACCTTCCTCATCGCCGTCGGCGCGCTTTTCACCAAGGGCCTGCACTACGGTATTGATTTCACCGGCGGCACCGTGGCCGAGCTGCGTTACGCCAAACCGGCGGACATGGCGCAGGCGCGCGCGGCGATCGAAGGCCTGAAAACCGGTGAGGCGGTAGTGCAGAACTTCGGCACGCCGCAAGATGTGCTGGTGCGCCTGCCACTGGTGCAGGGCATCACCAACGCTCAGATGAGCGAGAACCTGTTCAAGGCAGTGTGCGGCGCGCGGCCGGTCTCCGACACCAAAACCGCGTGTGGTGACGGCGCCGAGAAGATTGAGCTCAAGCGGGTTGAATTCGTCGGCCCACAGGTGGGCAAGGAGTTGTTCGAAAGCGGTGCGCTGGCGCTGGTGCTGGTGATTGCCGGCATCATGATGTATCTGGCGATCCGCTTCGAATGGCGCTTCGCAGTATCGGCCATCATCGCCAACCTGCACGACATCATCATCATTCTCGGCCTGTTCGCCATTTTCGGCTGGGAATTCAACCTGCCAGTGCTGGCCGGTGTGCTGGCGATCCTGGGTTACTCGGTGAACGAGTCGGTGGTTATTGCAGACCGGGTGCGCGAAAACTTCCGCAAGATGCGCAAGGCCAGCGTTGATCACGTGATTGACAACGCGATCACCAGCACCATCAGCCGCACCATCATCACCCACGGCTCGACGCAGATCATGGTGCTGGCGATGCTGTTCTTCGGTGGCGAGACGCTGCACTATTTCGCGCTGGCGTTGACCATCGGTATCTGCTTCGGTATCTACTCGTCAGTGCTGGTGATGGCGCCGCTGGTGCGCTGGCTCGGCACCTCGCGCGAGAATCTGGTCAAACCCGAGGCGAAGCCGAAGGACGCGCTGGAAGCCGAGAAGATCCTGCCGTGA
- a CDS encoding VTT domain-containing protein → MIAELLSFFSSLDDHLAALAQASPLLFFGVVTLIIFAETGLVVMPLLPGDSLLFIAGAITALAGLNVHLFVAILCAAAILGDAVNYFVGSRLGMKAFERKDSRVFKQEYLLQTQAFYEKYGPFSIVMGRFVPIVRTFVPFLAGVAQMPYRTFFVYNVIGGVAWISSLTYAGYLFGNISWVRNNLSVIVIGIVAISVLPIVVKVWQEHRRSRRAS, encoded by the coding sequence ATGATCGCTGAACTGCTGTCTTTCTTCTCCTCGCTCGACGATCACCTTGCGGCGCTGGCGCAGGCATCGCCGCTGCTGTTCTTCGGCGTGGTCACGCTGATCATCTTCGCCGAGACCGGCCTGGTGGTCATGCCGCTGCTGCCGGGGGATTCGCTGCTGTTCATCGCGGGCGCGATCACCGCGCTTGCCGGGCTCAATGTGCATCTGTTCGTTGCGATCCTGTGCGCCGCTGCGATCCTCGGCGACGCGGTGAACTATTTCGTCGGCAGTCGGCTCGGTATGAAGGCATTTGAACGCAAGGATTCGCGCGTCTTCAAGCAGGAATATCTGCTGCAGACGCAGGCCTTTTACGAAAAGTACGGCCCGTTTTCGATTGTGATGGGTCGCTTCGTGCCCATCGTGCGTACGTTTGTGCCGTTCCTCGCGGGCGTAGCGCAGATGCCCTACCGCACGTTTTTTGTCTACAACGTGATCGGCGGCGTGGCGTGGATTTCCTCCTTGACCTACGCTGGTTACCTGTTCGGTAATATCTCCTGGGTGCGCAACAACCTGTCCGTGATCGTGATCGGTATCGTCGCGATTTCGGTGCTACCGATCGTGGTCAAGGTCTGGCAGGAGCACCGCCGCAGCAGGCGGGCGTCCTGA